The sequence CCTTCTTCACGGCACCTCACACCGCCCCGCACCCGACCGTGAAGCCCTGGAAAAGACCCGTCACCGCCGCGCAACGGGGTGGCAACCTCGTACCCGCACCCTTGACGCATGACGGCGCACCTCATGAACCGGAACAGAAGTCGGCTCGGCACCCGGCGTCCCGCCCCGCCCGCGCTCGTCCTGGTGGGCCACGGCAGCCGCGACCCGCGTGCCCTGAGCACGGTACGGACCCTGATGGAGCGGATCCGCGAGCTGCGCCCCGGCCTGCCCGTGCGCCTCGGGCACATCGAGCTGAACGAACCCCTGCTGCCCGACACCCTCGCCTCCCTCGGCACCGGCGACGCGGTTCTCGTACCGCTGCTGCTGAGCCGCGGCCACCACGTCAAGCGGGACATCCCCGAGGCGGCCGCCGCCTCGCGGGCGCGTACCCGGGTCGCCGCGCCGCTCGGCCCGCACCCGCTGCTCGTCGAGACGCTGCACACGCGGCTGGTCGAGGCGGGCTGGCGCGCGCCGGACGCCGCCGGGCGCCGGACGAGCGGGGTCGTGCTCGCCGCTGCCGGCTCGCGCGACCCCGACGCCGCCGTCGACACCCGCCGCACCGCGGAGCTGCTCGCCGAGCGCCTGGGCGTGCCCGTCGTACCCGCCTACGCCTCCGCCGCGGCGCCCACGGTCGCGGACGCCGTGCGCGCGTTCGCAGAGAGAGGCCGCCACCACATCGCCGTGGCCTCGTACTTCACGGCCCCCGGCCGCTTCTCGACGGAGTGCGCGGCGGCGGCCCCGGGCCCGGCGGCGTCCCCCCTGGGCGCCCACCCGTCCATGGCCCGCCTGACCCTCCACCGCTACGACCAGGCAATGGCCACCCCGACCCCCACCCACCACCCTCTGGCCGCCACCGCCTAGAAACACGCACCCGGAGGCCGCGTGCAGCCCAGGGGCGCACGCTCAGGGGCGCGGGGAACGGCGCAATCTTTTGTCTTGAGGGGCGCGGGGAACGGCGCAGTCTTTCAGGGGCGCGGGGAACGGCGCGACAAGCCAAGACGAACCCGCACCCGCCCGCCGCCCGCCGGCAGACGCGCAGACGCAAACCCCCACGCCCCAATTGTCAGCGCCGCCGCTTACTGTCAAGACATGGAAGGCACCAGCACCGACCCCACCAGCACCCAACAGCCGTACGAGCCCCAGACCCCACCCCCCTCCTACGACCCCACGTCAGTGGCCCGCTGGGCCACCGAGCCGGACAAACGCC is a genomic window of Streptomyces sp. NBC_00414 containing:
- a CDS encoding sirohydrochlorin chelatase: MTAHLMNRNRSRLGTRRPAPPALVLVGHGSRDPRALSTVRTLMERIRELRPGLPVRLGHIELNEPLLPDTLASLGTGDAVLVPLLLSRGHHVKRDIPEAAAASRARTRVAAPLGPHPLLVETLHTRLVEAGWRAPDAAGRRTSGVVLAAAGSRDPDAAVDTRRTAELLAERLGVPVVPAYASAAAPTVADAVRAFAERGRHHIAVASYFTAPGRFSTECAAAAPGPAASPLGAHPSMARLTLHRYDQAMATPTPTHHPLAATA